In one Gopherus evgoodei ecotype Sinaloan lineage chromosome 1, rGopEvg1_v1.p, whole genome shotgun sequence genomic region, the following are encoded:
- the RBM11 gene encoding splicing regulator RBM11 isoform X1, which produces MMQDHFSEDSLHRIAWAESSAYLDHHSAAIELEKKCFLQAGPLTNVTICKDKEGKPKSFGFVCFKHTESVPYAIALLNGIRLYGRPIKVQYRFGSSHSPELNSPSQGFENWVDIYSPTYRNQEPYGSPPFPITPFPMNNSLPQEYSVFQKMVSHFLTQQYAVYSPMEQQLAYYQMTPPPSSVFPMPPYMNPVEDFKAGQSSFEWIPPQLSDCESYLANENACKRKREQQTSDSDSSMENDRKKQREYGQKYRKCKIKKKRH; this is translated from the exons ATGATGCAAGATCACTTTTCTGAAGACTCCCTGCACAGGATAGCCTGGGCTGAATCTTCTGCCTATCTCGATCATCATTCTGCAGCAatagaattagaaaaaaaatg TTTCTTGCAGGCTGGACCATTAACCAATGTGACCATATGTAAGGACAAAGAAGGAAAGCCCAAGTCTTTTGGATTTGTCTGCTTTAAGCACACAGAATCAGTGCCTTATGCTATAGCTTTGCTGAATGGAATCCGTTTATATGGAAGACCAATTAAAGTACAGTATCGATTTG ggAGTTCCCACTCACCAGAGTTAAACAGCCCTAGCCAAGGTTTTGAGAACTGGGTTGACATATATTCACCAACATATAG GAATCAAGAGCCTTATGGCAGTCCTCCATTTCCCATTACTCCTTTTCCAATGAACAATAGTTTACCTCAGGAATATTCAGTCTTTCAAAAGATG GTGAGCCATTTTTTAACCCAGCAGTATGCTGTTTACAGTCCAATGGAACAGCAGCTTGCTTACTATCAGATGACTCCACCACCATCTTCAGTTTTTCCCATGCCACCCTATATGAATCCTGTTGAGGATTTTAAAGCTGGGCAAAGCTCTTTTGAGTGGATTCCTCCACAGCTGAGTGACTGTGAATCATACCTGGCTAATGAAAATGCttgtaaaagaaaaagagagcagCAAACTAGTGATAGTGACAGTAGCATGGAAAAtgacagaaaaaaacaaagagaataTGGCCAAAAATACCGTAAATGTAAAATCAAGAAAAAAAGGCACTAA
- the RBM11 gene encoding splicing regulator RBM11 isoform X2 has translation MSAPGRAGEPDRTLFVGNLESRVREEILYELFLQAGPLTNVTICKDKEGKPKSFGFVCFKHTESVPYAIALLNGIRLYGRPIKVQYRFGSSHSPELNSPSQGFENWVDIYSPTYRNQEPYGSPPFPITPFPMNNSLPQEYSVFQKMVSHFLTQQYAVYSPMEQQLAYYQMTPPPSSVFPMPPYMNPVEDFKAGQSSFEWIPPQLSDCESYLANENACKRKREQQTSDSDSSMENDRKKQREYGQKYRKCKIKKKRH, from the exons ATGTCCGCGCCGGGGCGGGCGGGGGAGCCGGACCGGACCCTGTTCGTAGGGAACCTGGAGAGCCGCGTGCGGGAGGAGATTCTCTACGAGCTCTTCCTGCAG GCTGGACCATTAACCAATGTGACCATATGTAAGGACAAAGAAGGAAAGCCCAAGTCTTTTGGATTTGTCTGCTTTAAGCACACAGAATCAGTGCCTTATGCTATAGCTTTGCTGAATGGAATCCGTTTATATGGAAGACCAATTAAAGTACAGTATCGATTTG ggAGTTCCCACTCACCAGAGTTAAACAGCCCTAGCCAAGGTTTTGAGAACTGGGTTGACATATATTCACCAACATATAG GAATCAAGAGCCTTATGGCAGTCCTCCATTTCCCATTACTCCTTTTCCAATGAACAATAGTTTACCTCAGGAATATTCAGTCTTTCAAAAGATG GTGAGCCATTTTTTAACCCAGCAGTATGCTGTTTACAGTCCAATGGAACAGCAGCTTGCTTACTATCAGATGACTCCACCACCATCTTCAGTTTTTCCCATGCCACCCTATATGAATCCTGTTGAGGATTTTAAAGCTGGGCAAAGCTCTTTTGAGTGGATTCCTCCACAGCTGAGTGACTGTGAATCATACCTGGCTAATGAAAATGCttgtaaaagaaaaagagagcagCAAACTAGTGATAGTGACAGTAGCATGGAAAAtgacagaaaaaaacaaagagaataTGGCCAAAAATACCGTAAATGTAAAATCAAGAAAAAAAGGCACTAA
- the RBM11 gene encoding splicing regulator RBM11 isoform X3: protein MAGPLTNVTICKDKEGKPKSFGFVCFKHTESVPYAIALLNGIRLYGRPIKVQYRFGSSHSPELNSPSQGFENWVDIYSPTYRNQEPYGSPPFPITPFPMNNSLPQEYSVFQKMVSHFLTQQYAVYSPMEQQLAYYQMTPPPSSVFPMPPYMNPVEDFKAGQSSFEWIPPQLSDCESYLANENACKRKREQQTSDSDSSMENDRKKQREYGQKYRKCKIKKKRH from the exons atg GCTGGACCATTAACCAATGTGACCATATGTAAGGACAAAGAAGGAAAGCCCAAGTCTTTTGGATTTGTCTGCTTTAAGCACACAGAATCAGTGCCTTATGCTATAGCTTTGCTGAATGGAATCCGTTTATATGGAAGACCAATTAAAGTACAGTATCGATTTG ggAGTTCCCACTCACCAGAGTTAAACAGCCCTAGCCAAGGTTTTGAGAACTGGGTTGACATATATTCACCAACATATAG GAATCAAGAGCCTTATGGCAGTCCTCCATTTCCCATTACTCCTTTTCCAATGAACAATAGTTTACCTCAGGAATATTCAGTCTTTCAAAAGATG GTGAGCCATTTTTTAACCCAGCAGTATGCTGTTTACAGTCCAATGGAACAGCAGCTTGCTTACTATCAGATGACTCCACCACCATCTTCAGTTTTTCCCATGCCACCCTATATGAATCCTGTTGAGGATTTTAAAGCTGGGCAAAGCTCTTTTGAGTGGATTCCTCCACAGCTGAGTGACTGTGAATCATACCTGGCTAATGAAAATGCttgtaaaagaaaaagagagcagCAAACTAGTGATAGTGACAGTAGCATGGAAAAtgacagaaaaaaacaaagagaataTGGCCAAAAATACCGTAAATGTAAAATCAAGAAAAAAAGGCACTAA